In Acidaminococcus timonensis, one DNA window encodes the following:
- a CDS encoding type II toxin-antitoxin system TacA family antitoxin: MTTSKEEIKLYCTTEWKQKISRLAALEGKSVSAFIQDAVEAGLSAKNSGISTNDFRHLYFVEALLLWQAHQLLDDENEFKAVVGQCKRKAGIQHD, from the coding sequence ATGACGACATCAAAAGAGGAAATCAAACTGTACTGCACAACCGAATGGAAGCAGAAAATTTCCCGTCTGGCAGCCCTGGAAGGGAAATCCGTTTCCGCTTTCATTCAGGACGCTGTGGAAGCGGGACTCTCCGCCAAAAATTCTGGAATATCCACGAACGACTTTCGTCATCTCTACTTTGTGGAAGCCCTCCTGCTTTGGCAGGCTCATCAGCTGCTTGATGATGAAAACGAATTCAAGGCCGTCGTGGGACAATGCAAAAGAAAGGCAGGCATCCAACATGATTAA
- a CDS encoding helix-turn-helix domain-containing protein: MIEQKLFSVQQAAREYFGGKISRAKIYQLVQQNQIESIHVGKRILIPESSLDSFCQLNSTVNSREKEVV; this comes from the coding sequence ATGATTGAGCAAAAACTGTTTTCGGTGCAGCAGGCCGCCAGAGAATACTTTGGTGGAAAAATTAGCCGTGCCAAAATCTATCAGCTTGTTCAACAAAACCAGATTGAGAGCATTCACGTTGGAAAAAGGATTCTCATTCCAGAGAGTTCCTTGGATAGTTTTTGCCAGTTGAACAGCACCGTAAATAGTCGTGAAAAGGAAGTGGTTTGA
- a CDS encoding helix-turn-helix domain-containing protein produces MNFLPKSKSEPNARTNSQETINAFVERFGNLFAQTGMTKVEFANVLGIKSAGIGNYLKGKGLPSIPVLCDIADYFHVKLDYLLGRDPWPMKREHFVFYYPEGEFPYSIKRPNSEENTKNGLLTGKLRYSFGMNVVDIQDFRDHKGTQPFLCFYFGESDDDQTLLRYFLNGGIKYACFLLQVSAYLGVQFVGMRSPFLNEYNAFATRLIISSCKELPTDCLLSTQKKEKYFAVEPEDNTLNCNKPKISVCGGPVTGVVEQWLSFSEEEKKAFLMNYIRDYGNLPGIAPAFFK; encoded by the coding sequence ATGAATTTTTTACCCAAAAGTAAATCTGAACCCAATGCAAGAACCAATTCTCAGGAAACCATCAATGCTTTTGTAGAACGGTTTGGCAATCTTTTTGCTCAGACTGGCATGACAAAGGTAGAGTTTGCCAATGTGTTGGGAATTAAATCGGCTGGCATCGGTAATTATTTGAAAGGGAAGGGGCTGCCATCTATACCGGTTCTTTGTGACATTGCCGATTACTTCCATGTAAAGCTTGATTATCTGTTGGGACGGGATCCCTGGCCTATGAAACGGGAACATTTTGTTTTTTATTACCCGGAAGGGGAATTCCCATATTCCATAAAACGGCCAAATAGTGAAGAAAACACAAAAAATGGACTGTTGACCGGAAAATTGCGATATTCTTTCGGAATGAATGTTGTGGATATTCAGGACTTCCGTGATCATAAAGGGACACAGCCATTTCTCTGTTTCTATTTTGGTGAATCTGATGATGACCAGACTTTATTACGATATTTTTTAAACGGTGGTATCAAATATGCCTGTTTCCTTCTTCAGGTATCTGCCTATCTGGGTGTTCAATTTGTGGGGATGAGAAGTCCGTTTCTCAATGAATATAATGCATTTGCCACCCGGTTGATCATATCTTCCTGTAAGGAGCTGCCAACGGATTGCCTGCTTTCCACTCAAAAAAAAGAAAAATATTTTGCAGTAGAACCGGAAGACAATACCCTCAATTGTAATAAGCCCAAAATCAGTGTGTGTGGAGGACCTGTAACGGGTGTTGTGGAACAATGGTTGTCTTTTTCTGAAGAAGAAAAGAAAGCTTTCTTGATGAATTACATTAGAGATTATGGGAATTTGCCTGGCATTGCACCGGCATTTTTCAAATAA
- a CDS encoding restriction endonuclease, whose translation MKHFLKTAPLYKQDIEEVWLWNEFPFRKDFGGTDLGIDLVAKTYAGDYWSIQCKFYQENTTIQEAAVSNFVTNSSRSFQDEQGMTRHFSLMLWIDTKSSWSRNAEKVTRNQSIPFQRLGYYDLRDAEVDWDALADGLEGAEARPSAKKSPREHQVEAIQAAHAYFKNHDRGKLIMACGTGKTYTALNIMETETQKNGFALFLVPSIALLSQTLREWMNDTTTTIYPVCICSDPSASETPAQKRKRVEADAEDASTVDLPFPATTDVEKARRILHQRFEQQKKNGGIVVIFSTYQSIDVVHHVIFHTTKNDPEGDDLFLERNQQPEENNQEPPFDIIVCDEAHRTAGYVVKGKKQSPFIKVHDNGFLPSRRRLYMTATPKLYTEAAKSKADQGYAVLCSMDDEKLYGQEIYHIGFGKAVEKGLLADYKVLVFSIGEDQISAAMQIAVKNNQEAIETDDAAKLIGCINALSKRMIDDETSQILKEVDPNFMHTALAFCSKISASKKIAQIFNEYSDDYYESLTDAQKEEVVHVQADHVDGSMPASLREKKLEWLKETDTNGSDCHILCNVRCLSEGVDVPALDAVIFLSSRNSEVDVVQSVGRVMRTAKDKGKKFGYIIIPVVVPSGVKPEEALNKSKDFNIVWSVLNALRAHDDRFNAHVNQLNLNDKPSDRIIVTTAPVTYDGAYEGLDSQIKENHLPVTYQQLTMDFGNLQQAIYARMVEKVGTRRYWETWGKEVADIARRHVERIRELVQGDKKYRQPFDKFVAGLRKNLNPSIQQEDAINMLAQHIITRPVFDALFKDAKFIEQNPVSRSMEKILGVLDDVKDSNEADRKTLQGFYDEIRQGCEGIDNDKGRQKIITDLYETFFKVAAKTTVEKLGIVYTPIPVVDFILRSVDALLGKEFYCHLTDKNIHILDPFTGTGTFIVRLLQLGLISPEDLLRKYRDEIHANEIVLLAYYIASINIESTYHALAPQEPYTPFQGICLTDTFQLGENGSSTMFTEEFPVNSKRVEHQMQLPIRVIIGNPPYSVGQKSANDNAQNETYPLLEERIADTYAANTKATLKTALYDSYIKAFRWASDRLGKQGGIIGFVSNAGWLDGSAMDGMRKCLEEEFSSIYVFNLRGNARTQGEIRRKERDNVFGQGTRTPVAITLLVKNPNAKNVKADIFYHDIGDYLSREDKLDIINQFGKVSNPKMTWTAIHPNEKHDWLNKRSNVFQDLIVLGDKKNKTIDQTVFCNFYTNGVKTNRDVWCFNFSRNSLCEC comes from the coding sequence ATGAAGCATTTCCTGAAAACAGCGCCGCTTTACAAACAGGATATAGAAGAAGTATGGCTGTGGAACGAATTCCCGTTCAGAAAAGACTTTGGAGGAACGGATTTGGGGATTGATCTGGTGGCCAAAACCTATGCAGGAGACTATTGGTCCATCCAATGTAAATTCTATCAGGAAAATACCACCATCCAGGAAGCGGCTGTCAGCAATTTTGTAACCAATTCCAGCCGGAGCTTCCAGGATGAACAAGGGATGACACGGCATTTTTCTCTGATGCTTTGGATTGATACCAAAAGCAGCTGGAGCCGGAATGCAGAAAAAGTCACCAGGAACCAAAGCATTCCTTTCCAGCGGCTGGGCTATTATGACCTGCGGGATGCAGAAGTAGATTGGGATGCCCTGGCGGACGGATTGGAAGGGGCAGAAGCTAGACCGTCTGCCAAGAAGAGTCCCCGGGAACATCAGGTGGAAGCCATCCAGGCGGCCCATGCCTATTTCAAGAATCATGACCGTGGCAAGCTGATCATGGCTTGTGGTACTGGTAAAACCTATACAGCACTGAACATCATGGAAACGGAAACCCAGAAAAACGGGTTTGCGCTGTTTTTGGTGCCTTCCATTGCCCTTTTGTCCCAAACCTTGCGGGAATGGATGAATGACACCACGACTACCATTTATCCGGTTTGCATCTGTTCTGATCCCAGTGCCAGTGAAACACCGGCTCAGAAACGGAAAAGAGTGGAAGCGGATGCCGAAGATGCTTCTACAGTTGATTTGCCTTTTCCGGCGACTACGGATGTGGAGAAAGCCCGGCGCATCCTGCACCAGCGTTTCGAACAACAGAAAAAGAACGGCGGGATTGTGGTGATCTTTTCCACTTATCAATCCATCGACGTGGTTCACCATGTGATTTTCCACACGACCAAAAATGATCCGGAAGGGGATGATTTGTTCCTGGAACGGAACCAGCAGCCGGAAGAAAATAATCAGGAACCGCCTTTTGATATCATTGTATGTGATGAAGCCCATCGGACGGCCGGATATGTGGTGAAGGGGAAAAAACAATCTCCTTTCATCAAAGTCCATGACAATGGTTTCCTGCCTTCCCGGCGCCGTCTTTATATGACGGCCACCCCGAAACTGTATACGGAGGCGGCCAAGAGTAAAGCGGATCAGGGGTATGCGGTCCTCTGTTCCATGGATGATGAAAAGCTCTACGGGCAGGAAATCTATCATATCGGTTTTGGGAAAGCCGTGGAAAAGGGATTGCTGGCAGACTATAAAGTATTGGTGTTCTCCATTGGGGAAGACCAGATTTCGGCTGCCATGCAGATTGCCGTCAAGAATAACCAGGAAGCCATTGAAACCGATGATGCAGCCAAACTCATCGGCTGTATCAATGCCCTTTCCAAACGGATGATCGATGACGAAACGTCCCAGATCTTAAAAGAAGTAGACCCCAATTTCATGCATACGGCGTTGGCGTTCTGCTCCAAAATCAGTGCCAGCAAGAAAATTGCCCAGATTTTTAACGAATACTCCGATGACTATTACGAAAGCCTGACGGATGCTCAAAAGGAAGAAGTCGTCCATGTCCAGGCAGATCATGTGGATGGATCCATGCCGGCTTCCCTGCGGGAAAAGAAACTGGAATGGCTGAAAGAAACGGATACCAATGGATCCGACTGCCATATCCTGTGCAATGTGCGGTGCCTGTCAGAAGGGGTGGATGTACCTGCCCTAGATGCCGTTATTTTCCTTTCTTCCCGGAATTCTGAAGTGGATGTGGTCCAATCAGTGGGCCGTGTTATGCGGACCGCCAAGGATAAAGGGAAGAAGTTCGGCTATATCATCATACCGGTGGTGGTTCCTTCTGGGGTCAAACCGGAAGAGGCCTTGAATAAGAGCAAAGATTTCAATATTGTCTGGTCCGTACTCAACGCTCTCCGTGCCCACGATGACCGGTTCAATGCCCATGTGAATCAATTGAATCTGAATGATAAACCATCCGATCGGATTATTGTGACCACGGCTCCAGTTACTTATGACGGCGCATATGAAGGACTTGATTCTCAAATCAAAGAAAATCACCTTCCAGTTACGTATCAACAGCTGACCATGGATTTTGGCAATCTCCAGCAGGCTATCTATGCCCGCATGGTGGAAAAGGTAGGAACCCGCCGGTATTGGGAAACCTGGGGGAAAGAAGTGGCGGATATTGCCCGGCGTCATGTGGAACGGATCCGGGAACTGGTCCAGGGCGATAAAAAGTACAGGCAGCCTTTCGATAAATTCGTAGCCGGACTGCGGAAAAATCTGAATCCCTCCATCCAACAGGAGGATGCCATCAATATGCTGGCCCAGCATATCATTACCCGGCCTGTGTTTGATGCTTTGTTCAAGGATGCCAAATTCATTGAACAGAACCCGGTGTCCCGGTCCATGGAAAAAATCCTGGGGGTATTGGATGATGTGAAGGACAGCAACGAAGCAGACCGGAAAACCCTCCAGGGCTTTTATGATGAAATCCGGCAGGGCTGTGAAGGTATTGATAATGACAAAGGCCGGCAGAAAATCATTACCGACCTGTATGAGACGTTCTTCAAAGTGGCTGCCAAAACCACTGTGGAAAAACTGGGTATCGTTTACACGCCCATTCCGGTGGTGGATTTCATCCTACGCAGTGTGGATGCTTTGCTGGGGAAAGAATTCTATTGTCATCTGACGGATAAGAACATCCATATTTTGGATCCATTTACGGGAACCGGGACGTTCATCGTCCGGCTGCTGCAGCTGGGACTGATTTCTCCGGAAGATTTGCTGCGGAAATATCGGGATGAAATCCATGCCAATGAAATCGTCCTGCTGGCCTATTACATTGCCAGCATCAACATTGAAAGTACCTATCATGCCCTGGCTCCTCAGGAGCCCTATACGCCTTTTCAAGGAATCTGTCTAACAGATACCTTCCAGTTGGGCGAAAACGGCAGCAGCACCATGTTTACGGAAGAATTCCCGGTGAATTCCAAGCGGGTGGAACACCAAATGCAGCTGCCCATACGGGTCATCATTGGCAATCCTCCATATTCGGTGGGGCAAAAGTCTGCCAATGATAATGCACAGAACGAAACATATCCTCTTTTGGAGGAAAGAATTGCGGATACTTACGCAGCTAATACGAAAGCTACATTAAAAACTGCTCTTTATGATAGTTATATCAAAGCTTTTCGATGGGCCAGTGACCGTTTGGGAAAGCAAGGCGGTATTATTGGTTTTGTATCCAATGCTGGTTGGTTGGATGGAAGTGCCATGGACGGGATGCGGAAATGCCTGGAAGAAGAATTTTCCAGTATTTATGTTTTCAATCTTCGGGGAAATGCACGTACACAGGGAGAAATCAGAAGAAAAGAGAGGGATAATGTTTTTGGACAAGGAACCCGCACTCCTGTTGCCATTACTCTTTTGGTGAAAAATCCCAATGCAAAAAATGTGAAAGCTGATATCTTCTATCATGATATTGGGGATTACCTCTCCCGGGAAGACAAACTGGATATCATTAATCAGTTTGGAAAAGTGTCCAATCCTAAAATGACATGGACAGCCATTCATCCTAATGAAAAACATGATTGGTTAAATAAGAGAAGCAATGTTTTTCAAGATTTAATCGTGTTGGGTGACAAAAAAAATAAAACTATAGATCAAACAGTATTTTGTAATTTTTATACGAATGGAGTTAAAACCAATAGGGATGTTTGGTGCTTCAATTTTTCCCGAAATTCTTTGTGTGAATGCTAA
- the istA gene encoding IS21 family transposase encodes MVITMKDYGQIRQMYIRDGKSIRQIAREMHISRNTVAKYCKGNALPGIRCEYHRTSAVITEEVTRFIQSCLDEDAKEPNKKQHHTAKRIYDRLVEETGFTGGASTVRRCVHLLRGNLQEAFVPLAHLPGDAMQIDWGEAVVYLKGVRTKVNFFCARLCYSCAPFVVCFRRKNTEALLEALRKALEFFGGVPAKVIFDNDRVAVKEKGGKEAIAQEKYEAFAAHYCFHTVFCNVRSGNEKGLVENLVGWVRRNVFVPVPRVDALDELNRLLLDKCKVYANTHKIPGRENPVKDLLLEDQKRLCPLPGSPFDASRAAVCRVTPFSVVRFVANDYSVPVKYVGQEVTVRAYAEQIRIFAKGELIAEHARNYGQNQQILKLAHYLPLLEYKPRSILEAKPVRQNLSAALLQFLETNAFSSEQLVEILRLCAADGENAFWEHKEQFMVSDRKAHILTDPVKVQQTDLSMYDQLLQEGGTMCRTQV; translated from the coding sequence ATGGTCATCACTATGAAAGATTATGGTCAAATTCGCCAGATGTACATTCGCGATGGAAAATCTATCCGCCAGATTGCCAGAGAAATGCATATCTCCCGTAATACTGTGGCCAAGTATTGCAAAGGAAATGCACTCCCGGGCATCCGCTGCGAATATCATCGGACATCTGCAGTGATTACAGAGGAGGTGACTCGATTCATCCAGAGCTGTCTGGATGAAGATGCGAAAGAACCCAATAAGAAGCAGCACCACACAGCCAAGCGGATTTATGACCGCCTGGTAGAAGAAACTGGATTTACAGGAGGTGCAAGCACAGTCCGGCGCTGCGTTCATCTGTTACGTGGCAATCTTCAGGAAGCCTTCGTCCCTTTGGCTCACCTTCCAGGTGATGCGATGCAGATTGATTGGGGTGAAGCTGTGGTTTACCTCAAAGGAGTGCGTACTAAAGTCAATTTCTTTTGTGCCCGCCTTTGCTACAGCTGTGCTCCTTTCGTGGTCTGTTTCCGCAGGAAGAATACGGAAGCTTTACTTGAAGCATTGAGAAAAGCTCTGGAATTCTTTGGGGGCGTCCCTGCTAAGGTCATTTTTGACAATGACCGGGTAGCCGTTAAGGAAAAAGGTGGCAAAGAAGCCATTGCCCAGGAAAAGTATGAAGCATTTGCAGCCCATTATTGCTTCCATACCGTTTTCTGCAATGTCCGGAGTGGAAATGAAAAAGGACTGGTGGAGAATCTCGTAGGCTGGGTCCGCCGGAATGTCTTTGTCCCTGTACCCAGAGTAGATGCGCTGGACGAATTGAACAGACTCCTGCTGGATAAATGCAAGGTGTATGCGAATACGCATAAAATCCCTGGACGGGAGAACCCTGTAAAGGATCTGCTCCTGGAAGACCAGAAACGTCTCTGCCCACTGCCGGGCAGCCCTTTTGATGCAAGCAGAGCAGCAGTCTGCCGAGTAACACCCTTTTCTGTTGTCCGATTCGTCGCTAACGATTATTCTGTGCCCGTGAAATATGTGGGACAGGAGGTCACGGTGCGAGCCTATGCTGAACAGATTCGGATCTTTGCCAAGGGGGAACTGATTGCTGAACACGCCAGAAACTATGGGCAAAACCAGCAGATTCTGAAACTTGCGCATTATCTGCCGTTGCTGGAATACAAGCCGCGCAGCATCCTGGAAGCAAAACCGGTACGGCAGAACCTCAGTGCTGCCCTGCTACAGTTCCTGGAGACCAATGCATTCAGCAGCGAACAGCTGGTTGAGATTCTGCGGCTATGTGCTGCCGACGGAGAGAACGCTTTTTGGGAGCACAAAGAGCAATTTATGGTTTCCGACAGGAAAGCGCATATCCTTACCGACCCGGTAAAAGTGCAGCAGACAGATCTTTCAATGTATGACCAGCTTTTACAGGAAGGAGGCACTATGTGCAGGACGCAGGTGTAA
- the istB gene encoding IS21-like element helper ATPase IstB — protein MQDAGVKEALRFYAKQLKLPTFKDVGEPAEKFRPGQSLEEFVLGLMKREYASRQEKQQQRRLKRAHFPMLKTLEEFDLTRLEHVRPEYVKQLASCDFIKRHENLVMIGNPGTGKTHLMTALGVKACLLGWKVIFCNATTLATELCEAHDDYQLRKMEKTLSGADLLLIDELSYARFNQEESEMLFKVIAERSERASTVITTNLEFSKWTEMFASETLVAALVDRLTYHSSVLNMNGQSYRLHSSKQKMTNA, from the coding sequence GTGCAGGACGCAGGTGTAAAGGAAGCACTCCGTTTCTATGCGAAACAGCTTAAACTTCCCACTTTCAAAGACGTCGGTGAACCAGCGGAAAAATTCCGCCCCGGACAAAGCCTGGAAGAATTCGTGCTCGGGTTGATGAAGCGGGAATATGCATCCCGTCAGGAAAAACAGCAGCAACGCAGGCTGAAGAGAGCGCACTTTCCCATGCTCAAGACCCTGGAAGAGTTTGATCTCACAAGGCTGGAACATGTTCGGCCTGAATATGTGAAGCAGCTGGCAAGCTGCGATTTCATAAAGAGGCATGAGAACCTGGTGATGATCGGTAATCCGGGGACGGGGAAAACACATCTGATGACAGCCCTTGGAGTGAAAGCCTGTCTGCTGGGCTGGAAGGTCATTTTCTGCAATGCCACAACGCTGGCAACTGAGCTATGTGAAGCCCATGATGATTACCAGTTGCGCAAGATGGAAAAAACTTTGAGCGGAGCAGACCTGCTGCTCATAGATGAATTAAGTTATGCAAGATTCAACCAGGAAGAATCTGAAATGTTGTTCAAAGTGATTGCCGAAAGGAGTGAAAGAGCCAGTACAGTGATTACGACAAACCTGGAGTTTTCCAAATGGACGGAGATGTTTGCCAGCGAGACGCTGGTTGCCGCATTGGTCGACCGGCTCACCTACCACTCCAGTGTTTTAAATATGAATGGACAGTCTTACCGTTTGCACAGCAGCAAACAGAAGATGACGAATGCTTAA
- a CDS encoding type ISP restriction/modification enzyme, whose translation MEKNIDTTIEFYNQQTRLYQEGKITDFLRDSSKINWVADTIQDAKKGKVYQKNHGSFRMSMYRPFSKKWLFFDTNLNQRTYQLPKLFPTVDSKNLLICVPGIGNSKAFRPFIVDEIPCLDMIEKGQCFPLYYYQEKDKLETSLFDPEAPKMERKSAITPFALKEAHNRYGSDITAEDIFFYVYGFLHLPNYRKQFAADLKKSLPRISFVEKREDFVQIMKIGRALAKLHLDYETQKPPEGVVVEGAEKGNFTVEKIRFGKKDSKTADKSVLQYNESITIRNIPEKVYGYVVNGRSPVEWIMDQYQVKVDKASQLKNDPNDWCREQGNPRYILDLLLSVMTVSIKTQELVAQLPDIQFMKE comes from the coding sequence TTGGAAAAAAATATTGATACAACGATAGAATTCTATAATCAACAAACCCGGTTGTATCAAGAAGGCAAAATAACAGATTTCCTTAGGGATTCTTCGAAAATAAATTGGGTCGCAGACACTATCCAAGATGCCAAAAAAGGAAAAGTCTATCAAAAAAACCATGGAAGTTTTAGAATGTCTATGTATCGTCCATTTAGTAAAAAATGGCTTTTCTTTGATACAAATCTCAATCAAAGAACATATCAACTGCCTAAGTTATTTCCGACAGTAGATTCTAAGAATTTGTTAATTTGTGTGCCGGGAATAGGAAATTCAAAAGCTTTTAGACCATTTATTGTTGATGAAATACCATGTCTTGATATGATTGAAAAGGGACAATGTTTTCCTCTTTACTATTATCAGGAAAAAGATAAATTGGAGACTAGCTTGTTTGATCCGGAAGCTCCTAAAATGGAACGGAAGAGCGCTATTACACCTTTTGCTCTGAAAGAGGCTCATAACCGGTATGGAAGTGACATTACGGCGGAAGACATTTTCTTCTATGTATATGGCTTCCTGCATCTGCCCAATTATCGGAAGCAATTTGCTGCGGATTTGAAGAAATCCCTGCCCCGGATCAGTTTTGTGGAGAAACGGGAAGATTTTGTGCAGATCATGAAAATCGGCCGTGCCCTGGCCAAGCTCCATTTGGACTATGAAACCCAGAAACCGCCGGAAGGGGTGGTTGTGGAAGGAGCGGAAAAGGGAAACTTTACCGTGGAGAAAATCCGTTTTGGCAAGAAAGACAGTAAAACTGCCGATAAATCGGTGCTCCAGTACAACGAATCCATTACCATCCGGAACATTCCGGAAAAGGTGTATGGGTATGTGGTCAACGGGCGGAGCCCGGTGGAATGGATCATGGACCAGTACCAGGTGAAAGTGGACAAGGCTTCTCAATTGAAGAACGATCCCAACGACTGGTGCCGGGAACAGGGGAATCCCCGGTATATCCTGGATCTTCTGCTGTCCGTCATGACCGTGAGCATCAAAACCCAGGAGCTGGTTGCGCAGCTTCCAGATATACAGTTCATGAAGGAATGA
- a CDS encoding transcription repressor NadR, whose product MKNQQRREKILEILRSSTGPITGDQLAKDLNVSRQVIVLDMALLRSAGTAIVSTRRGYQINGRSLTASFDCQYKELTPESAQEEMNAVVDNGGMVSSVTILPDFSGPIQAYLNLKNRRDVKQYIESFQKYEIPLIATLSHGHHTLTVAADSQEELGAIREALKELGVLTEEGEETEK is encoded by the coding sequence ATGAAGAATCAGCAGCGGAGAGAAAAAATATTAGAAATCCTGAGGAGTTCAACCGGACCCATTACAGGGGACCAGCTGGCCAAAGATCTGAATGTATCCCGCCAGGTCATTGTCCTGGACATGGCCCTTCTGCGGAGTGCCGGTACGGCCATCGTCTCCACCCGGAGAGGGTATCAGATCAATGGACGGAGCCTGACGGCCAGCTTCGACTGCCAATATAAAGAACTGACACCGGAAAGCGCTCAGGAAGAAATGAATGCAGTGGTGGACAACGGCGGCATGGTTTCCAGTGTGACCATCCTGCCGGATTTCAGTGGTCCCATCCAGGCCTACCTGAACCTGAAGAACCGGAGAGATGTGAAGCAGTACATCGAAAGCTTCCAGAAATACGAAATTCCGCTGATTGCCACCCTTTCCCATGGGCATCACACCCTGACGGTTGCCGCCGATTCCCAGGAGGAACTGGGAGCCATCCGGGAAGCCCTGAAGGAACTTGGAGTGCTGACGGAAGAGGGAGAAGAGACGGAAAAATAA
- a CDS encoding DUF805 domain-containing protein — MALLDQMNAGKNERLSPYQWMERHFFARQIPRDWASLLELYLNFHGRLGRVEMALRGALLLAGTGLVTFFLMGCVCLFTLFESGVGAIALLGLWMLTYLVMMVCGISLFVRRFHDMDRSGWWVLLLFIPVVHLAVYIYLLIRKGTEGDNRFGAVPE, encoded by the coding sequence ATGGCATTGTTGGATCAAATGAATGCAGGGAAGAACGAGAGGCTGTCGCCCTATCAGTGGATGGAGCGTCATTTTTTTGCCCGGCAGATTCCCCGGGACTGGGCTTCCCTGCTGGAACTGTACCTGAATTTCCACGGCCGTCTGGGCCGGGTGGAAATGGCTCTGCGGGGGGCCTTGCTTCTGGCAGGGACCGGCTTGGTGACCTTTTTCCTCATGGGCTGTGTATGCCTCTTCACCCTGTTTGAAAGCGGAGTGGGGGCCATTGCCCTGCTAGGACTGTGGATGCTGACCTATCTGGTGATGATGGTCTGTGGAATTTCTCTGTTCGTCCGCCGTTTCCATGATATGGACCGGAGCGGCTGGTGGGTTCTGCTGCTTTTCATCCCGGTGGTCCATCTGGCTGTATATATCTATCTGCTGATCCGCAAGGGAACAGAGGGAGACAACCGCTTCGGAGCTGTTCCGGAGTGA
- a CDS encoding AAA family ATPase: MLEFLEKEQISEELIKGIEGYRKEFPTPPELADRVPEPHFHYYGKDVWEEAIAALLCGQNLLLAGHKATGKNVLAENLACVFGRPMWNVSFHINMDATGMLGTDTFKNGEVEFRPGPVYQCAVHGGFGVFDEINMARNEAMAVLHSLLDFRHTVDIPGYDRLHAHKACRFIATMNYGYSGTRELNEALASRFVVIQLPAISTESLGRLLKDEFPTIRQDAMKAFCQIFKDLEKKCAESEISEKALDLRGMLDAIHLMQAGLDPHKALDMGIVNKSFDEYEPGLIRDVINLHIPGNCKKQDIFEG, encoded by the coding sequence ATGCTGGAATTTTTGGAAAAAGAACAAATCAGTGAAGAACTGATCAAGGGAATCGAAGGGTACCGGAAGGAATTCCCCACGCCGCCGGAACTGGCGGACCGGGTACCGGAGCCCCATTTCCATTATTATGGGAAAGATGTGTGGGAGGAAGCCATCGCTGCCCTGCTGTGCGGGCAGAACCTGCTCCTGGCCGGGCACAAGGCTACCGGCAAGAACGTGCTGGCGGAAAATCTGGCCTGTGTCTTCGGCCGCCCCATGTGGAACGTTTCTTTCCATATTAATATGGATGCGACGGGTATGCTGGGCACGGATACATTCAAGAACGGGGAAGTGGAATTCCGGCCGGGCCCGGTGTACCAGTGCGCCGTCCATGGCGGCTTCGGAGTGTTCGATGAAATCAACATGGCCCGGAACGAAGCCATGGCCGTACTCCATTCTCTGCTGGATTTCCGTCATACGGTGGACATCCCAGGCTATGACCGGCTCCATGCCCACAAGGCCTGCCGGTTCATTGCCACCATGAACTACGGGTATTCCGGTACCCGGGAACTGAATGAAGCGCTGGCCTCCCGGTTCGTGGTGATCCAGCTGCCTGCCATTTCCACGGAGTCCCTGGGTCGGCTGCTGAAGGATGAATTCCCCACCATCCGCCAGGATGCCATGAAGGCTTTCTGCCAGATCTTCAAAGACCTGGAAAAGAAATGTGCGGAAAGCGAGATTTCGGAAAAAGCGCTGGATCTGCGGGGGATGCTGGATGCCATCCACCTGATGCAGGCCGGCCTGGATCCTCACAAGGCCCTGGATATGGGCATTGTGAACAAGTCCTTTGATGAATACGAACCGGGCCTGATCCGGGATGTGATCAACCTGCACATCCCCGGCAACTGCAAAAAGCAGGATATCTTTGAGGGATGA